The following nucleotide sequence is from Barnesiella viscericola DSM 18177.
GTTCCAGGAAATCGAGCGCATCGAGCAGTTCACTCGAATTCAGGCCGAACTTGCTGCCGTCGCCACCGCTCTCTTCCCACTTGCCGCTACCCGAGCTGGCCAGTTTGATGCGGATACCGATGTTGGGGCGAATCTTCAACCGTTTCGAGATGTCGGCAATCAGTTTCAGCTCGTTCAGTTTCTCGACCACGAGGAAGATGCGGCGCCCCATCTTCTGGGCCAGCAGGGCCAGTTCGATGTAGTTCTCGTCCTTGTAGCCGTTGCAGATGATGAGCGAGTTCTTGTCGGTATTGATGGCCAGCACCGCATGCAGTTCGGGTTTGGAGCCCGCTTCAAGGCCGATATTGAATTTTTTGCCATGGCTCACGATCTCCTCGACCACCGGTCTCATCTGGTTCACCTTGATGGGATAGATGATAAAGTTCTGAGCCGTGTAGCCATATTCGTCGGCTGCCTGTTTGAAACATTTCGAGATTTTCTCGATGCGGTTGTCGAGAATGTCGGGAAAACGCAGCAGCACGGGAGCCGTCACATCGCGCACTTGCAATTCGTCCATCAACTCTTTGAGATCGACCGAGGCATATCCCTCTCGCGGGGTTACAGCCACATGACCCTTCTCGTTGATTGAAAAATATTTCAGGCCCCAACCGTTGATGTTATACAGTTCGGCGGAGTCCTCGATACGCCATTTTCTCATTTCTTATAAACAAAATTGAATTTGTGGGTATATGCATAAAATATACAGCGAACAAAAATACGGATAATAATTGAATAGAGAAAACAGAAAGGGGCGTAAAATGTGCCCGTAGCCGTCTAATCACCTTGCGACTGCATAATACTTGCCGGTTTGGATAAATATGCACAGCTGCGGTCGTGGTCCCCGGCAGTCGGTCGGTTATGTAAAATTAGTAAAAAAGTGAAGCGTGTATATGTTTTTTAAGGCTGTAAATAAAACGAGTCGGCAAAAATGTTTATCTTTGCGGTAGAATTTTACTAACCTATAATTTATATTAAGATGGTAAGCTACAAAGAATTAGGATTGGTAAACACCAGAGAGATGTTTGCCAAGGCTATCAAAGGCGGATATGCTATCCCTGCTTTCAACTTCAACAACATGGAACAGTTGCAGGCAATTATCCAAGCAGCCGTAGAAACGAAATCGCCTGTGATTCTGCAAGTATCGAAAGGCGCTCGTAACTATGCCAACCAAACGTTGCTCCGTTATATGGCACAAGGCGCCGTAGAATATGCCAAAGAGTTGGGTTGCGAACATCCTCAAATCGTGTTGCACCTCGACCACGGCGATTCGTTCGAATTGTGCAAATCGTGTATCGATACGGGTTTCTCTTCGGTGATGATCGACGGTTCTCACCTGCCTTATGAGGAGAACGTAGCCCTCACGAAAAAAGTGGTTGACTATGCACACCAGTTCGACGTAACGGTTGAAGGTGAACTTGGTGTTCTCGCTGGTGTTGAGGACGAGGTTTCGGCCGAGCATCACACCTATACCAACCCCGAAGAGGTAATCGACTTCGCTCACCGCACGGGTTGCGATTCGTTGGCTATCTCGATCGGTACTTCGCACGGTGCCTACAAGTTCAAACCCGAACAATGCCACGTAGATCCCGCTACGGGTCGTTTGGTTCCTCCTCCCTTGGCATTCGACGTATTGGACGCCGTTATGGAGAAACTCCCGGGCTTCCCCATCGTACTGCACGGCTCTTCGTCGGTTCCCCAAGAAGAGGTCGACAAGATCAACAAATATGGAGGCAAACTCGAAGCTGCTATCGGTATCCCCGAAGAGGAGCTGCGTAAAGCTGCCAAATCGGCCGTTTGCAAAATCAACATCGACTCCGACAGCCGTCTGGCCATGACCGCTGCTATTCGCGAGGTATTCGCTACGAAACCCGCCGAGTTCGATCCTCGTAAATATCTGGGTCCGGCTCGTGACAACATGAAGAAACTCTACATTCACAAGATTGAGAATGTATTGGGTAGCGCCGGCAAACTCTAATCGATAGATTGAACAGCTAAATAAAGGCCGCCGACTCCCTTCAAGGGGAGTCGGCGGTTTTCTTTTATCTTAACGATAGGTATTGGTCAGACAGCGATACATAGAGGCGGCTCCTGTCGAAGACGACGGCGCGAACAATTGGCTACTGCATGGCTTGTATAGTAGTGAGGGGAATAAAAAAAGAAAGTTCTGCCGGAATCTCGATATCATAAAAAAAGGGGACTGATAGTATAACGATTCACATCGTTGTTATTTCCGGCAGAACTTGTATGATAAAAATTTCAATCTTATTTTCGTCTTTCCTTTTGTTGAAAGGGGCTCTCACTGTTTTGAACCTGGGGCAAAGGTAGTGTTTTCAAATGACAAAACAAAATTATATTTCGTATTCTCTGTTTGAATAAACGCTTTTTGTCGGTGCTGCATCGGCTTTGCATCGGGCTTTTGGGCGAAATGGGCAAGTCCTATCTAAATAATTGTCACCTTCTTATCGCTGAATTGAGGATCCGAATTTGCCGAAAGTGCCTATCCATAGGCGTTAATAAGAAAATACAAGTGTTTTGGAATTTTATATTTTTTCTTCACTTGCAGGCTGCTTGGCGAGGGCTTCGGTGATCTTTTTCCCAGTCTCTTCGTATAGCCACAGGGCTCTTGGAACGTGAATGGCCCGGGCCGAAATGGGGACATGTTTTTCCTTTTTGAAGATTTCGCCGGTCACTCCGTAGACCTCGGGTGAGGTGGCGGCAAAGATGGCTCCGACGGCTCCCTCCTGAGGTGTACTGATAAAGGGGCGGAAAAAACGGTTGGCCAAGGGGTCGACCCACGAGTGCATGGTAATCATGTTGGTGTTGACTACCCCGGGGTCGGCAGCATTGACCCAAATGCCCCGAGGTCGCAATTCCTGGGCCAGCCGGGCGGTGTAGAGGGTAAGGGCCAGTTTCGATTTGCTGTAAGTCTCGAACCGTTTATAGTGGCGAGGCGATTCCTTAAAAAAGTCCTCGTCAATGTCTCCGATATACCGGGTGAGCGAGGTGGTGGTGACGATGCGGCTGCCCGGGTGCATGAGAGGAAGCAACAGTCGGGTGAGCAGTACGGTACCTATGTAGTTGACGCCGATGGTCGACTCAAACCCGTCGGCGGTTTGGCTGTAATGCTGATTCATGACTCCGGCATTGTTAATAAGCGTTTGTATCGATATGGACTCTTGCGAGAGGTGGTTGGCAAAAGCGATGATAGAGGCAAACGATGCCAGGTCGAGCGGCAACAGGGTGATGTCGGTATTGCCTGTCTTTTCGATAAGTTGTTGCTGCACGGGTTGCGATTTGGCCAGGTTGCGGCAGGCCATGATGATGGAAAGCCCTTGTTTGGCCAGCGCCTCGGTGATGGCCTGGCCTATGCTGCCGTTGGCTCCGGTAATGATATAATACTCCTTATTCATTGAGCATGCGGTGTTTGACTATGAGACGAACCCGGGCAGGCATAACCGACGCCAGCGGTATGAGCAGTCGATTGAACAGTCCGGGGATAAGTTGTTTCTTTCCGTGAAAGAGAGCGTTGAGCGCTTTGCGCACAAGGCGTTCGGGTGTCATGAGTATGCCCAGCTTTACCCCCAATTTCAGCAGGCGGGGCGGAAGCCCGTAGAGGCCGGTAGCTACTCCGCCGGGACACACGACGGTGGCATGGACACCATAGTCGCTCAACTCGTAGGCCAGTGCCCGTGTGAACACCCGTATGTAGGCTTTTGTCGCGGTGTAGAGCGCTATGCCGGGATAGGGGGTCCAGCAGGAGAGCGACGACATGTTGAGCAGGTAGCCGTGGTGTCGTTGGCACATGTCGTTGGCAAAGAGGCGTGAGAGTCGGGTTACTGTGCCCATGTGCAGTTGAATCATGGTCTCGATTTTGGCCGGGTCGGTGCGTACCACTTCACGGAAGGAGAAGATGCCGGCGTTGTTGATGAGTATATCGATGACCAGCCCTTTTTCCCGGCAATATTGATAAAGCTCGTCGGCCGCTTCGGGTCGGGCCAGGTCCATGCACAGGGTTTCGACCGGTACTCGATAGTCGGTAGCTATGCGGGTCGATTCGCGGTCGAGGTCGTCGCGGTCGATGCTCACCATCACAAGGGCTGCCCCCCAGGCTGCCAGTTGTCGGGCAAATTCGAGCCCGATACCCGAGCTGGCCCCGGTAACGAGAGCTGTGCATGGCGATAGGTCTCTATTGCGGGTCATGGCGGTGAATCTTTTCTATCTCCTTGACGATGCACGGGGGCAGTTGTCCTTCGAGGTGTTTGTGGCAGGCCATTTCGATGGAGTACATGCGGGCTATGCAGTAGTTGGTGTGGTCGCAGCCGCAGCGCACCTCGTCCTCGTTTTTCATGCGGTTCACGAAGTCGGGTTCGTTGATGAGGGCCCGTCCCATCTGCACGAACTCGAAGCCGTGGTTGAGTACCTTGTCGATGGTGGGCCGGGAGACCAGACCGCCCACGTAGATGAGGGGCAGTTTGAGGGCTTCGCGGAATTTGAGTGCATCGTCGAGGAAATAGGCCTCGCGGAACGGCACGGTGGGTATCATGAACCGGCCGGCCAGTTTCACACCGTATTTGAGCCACCAGGTCTTCATGTAGTAGGTGAGGGTGGTGATGGGCATCTCGCCCCGCATCACATACATGGGGGCTTTGCTCACGAAGCCACCGCTCAGCACCAGGGCGTGGGCTCCCAGTTGTTCGAGTTCGCGGGCAATGACGATACCCTCGTCGATTTCGATACCCCCCTTGAAGCCGTCGCGCATGTTGGTTTTGACGATGACGGCCATGTCGTTGCCGGCCGCCTTCATCACCTGTTCCATGCACATGCGCATGAACCGCATGCGGTTGTCGAGCGAGCCTCCGTATTCGTCATGGCGGTGGTTGGTATAAGGCGAGAGGAACTGGCTGATGAGGTAACCGTGTCCGGCGTGAATCTCGACGGCGTCGAATCCTGCATCGCGAGCGTTGTTGACCGCGTCGCCAAAGGACCGGGCCATCGCCTCGATTTCGTCCTTGTGCATACCCCGCACAAAGGTGGGCGAATAGAGGTTGAATCCGGTCGAGGCCGAGATGGGAATCTGGCCTGCCGTGCTGCGGTGCGACATGTTGCCGCAGTGGCCCAACTGAATGGAGGCCTTGGCCCCTTCGGCATGAATGGCGTCGGTGATGCGTCGCAGCGGTTTCACGATTTCGGGGCGCATCCACAACTGATGTTTGAAGGAGAGCCCGTTGCGGGTCACCGAGGCATAGGCCAGCGTAGTCATGCCTATACCGCCGGCAGCCACACTGCGGTGGTAGTCATACAGCTTTTGGGTAGGTGCGTTGTGGTCGCACATACCCTCGAAGGCGGCCGACCTGATGGTGCGGTTGCGCAGGGTGACGGGGCCTATCGAGGCCGGCGTGAAGAGTATGGACGGTTGTGAAGATGAGTCGGTATTCATGATTTCAATAGATGAAAGGAATTATCTTTTTGCGTTTCTCTCGTGTGAACTCCTCGCCGAACTCCTGGGTGTAGCGCTTGTAGAGTGAGGCCGAGCGGGGAGCCAGGTTGGCAAATGTCCACCAGGCAAAGACGGCACCCGACCACGACCAGGTGAAGATGGCGAATCCTACCCATTCGAGAAATTCGCCGAAGTAGTTGGCCGACGAAACCCAGCGGAACATGCCGCCCCGCGGGATATAGTGACGCCGGTCGCCCGGCTTGCGTAGGTGACGTATGATGGAGTCGGACTGGATATTGATGTACATGCCGGCCACGAAGGCAATCACCCCGATGATGAACTGGGGCGAGGTGAACCAGGCCGGGGTATAGTAGTCGAGCGGCGAAATGTAGAAAATCCACCCTCCCTGCATGAAGGCGTTAAGCAGGTTGAACACGACACCCATGCTCACGATGCTGAGGGGCATGCGGCTGTTCCCCTTGATGAGGAAGGGGAAGATGAACGAGCGTTGGAAGTAGTGCACCTCGAACAGCACCAGAAAGGCGATGCGCACCGGGTCGTAGCGATATTCGTCGGGGGAGAGCAGCCACAGCACGAGCATGGCAATGAATACCGGGGCCTCCATCACCACCCACCCGATGCGGTTGGGCAGCGAGACTCCCCACTTGCGGTCGAAAAGCATGCCGTAACCCGCACTCACGAAATGGAGGGCAATAAACACGATCAAGGCCGTGACGGCCATTACGATTAAGAAAATATTGAATGTGGCGGTTTCCATGGTCTGCCAAAACAAAAAATAGATAGAATTGTTATTCCAAAGATAGAGAAAAGCGAGATTAGAAACAAACCTGAATCTGGATTTTACAGTTTGTTCATGCCAAGTCGCCTCTGTTTTTACAAAGATATATAATTTTGATAAGATAAATTTCTATTTAAATACTTTTCTTAAACGTCTCGTATTTTTACAGAAAGAAACATTTTGCCGGCTTATTATAAAGCGGAGTAAATACCTTGAAGGGGTGAAACAGAGCGGATAAATATTTAAAAATAGATAATTAGCTCGAATAAAATCGATGGAGCGTTTAATTTTGCAGCATTTGAAATTGGATAAAACGATATGAAAAAGATGCAGAGAACTACATTGATGGCAGTTTTGTGCGGAGTATTGGCCGTGGAGAATGCCTGTGCTCAGCATGTAGAGCCGCTGGCCTTTGCCGACTTTGAACATTGGGTGACTCGCGAAATCAAGGAGTCGGCCCTCCTGGGAGGCAAGACCAAGACCGTCTATGCCATTGCGCCTACTCGCCATATCCAGGGGAACAAGGCCTATAAGAATATGGGAGGCTCGCCGTGGGCTTCGTCGAACGTGATGGCCAACGTGATGGGAGTAGTGAAGGCCAGCAACACCGTCCGTCCCGAGAAGCGCGAAGGGGGTGGCACCTGCGCCTGCATGGAGACGGTTATCGAGGATTGCTGCGTGTTGGGCATGATGAATCTGCATGTGCTGGTGAGCGGCAGTATCTTCCTGGGCGAGGTGAACGAACCCATTCGCTCGACCAACAGCCCTTACAGCAAGATGGAGATGGGAATCCCCTTCACCAAACGTCCTACCCGCTTGATTTTCGATTATAAATACAAGGCTTCGCCCGACAATTTTCGCACCCAGTCGACCGGGTTCAGTGCCCGCAAGCAGTTGCCCGGCCGCGACAACGGCGAGGTCTATATTCTGTTGCAACATCGTTGGGAAGATGCCGACGGCAACGTCTACGCCCATCGGGTGGGCACTGGCCGGGAACGTTACGGCAAGAGTACTGCCGGGTGGGTGAACGGTCACAGCATACCCATTCACTATGGCGATATTACCGACAAACCGTTCTACAAGTCCTACATGGGGCTTATTCCCGAGGAGAACTCCTACTACTGCCGCAACAGCAAGGGCAAGATGGTGCCTGTGGTCGAGGTGGGTTGGGGCAAACCCGATGAGCCGGTCACCCACATGCTGGTGATGGCTTCGGCTACCTGCGGTACCGCTTATGTGGGCGGGTTGGGCAGTACCCTCTGGATTGACAACATCGCGTTGGGGTATTGATCTTGATAACCGTGTATTGACGATAAGAAAAGGGGCCTGAACGGTAAGTTCGGGCCCCTTGCTTATTGGGTGGTTTAGTCGTTAGTTCTGTTTGAAGATATAGACGATAACCCCCGTCTGGTTCGACGAGCGGTTGCTGCGCTCGAAGCGTGAGCGGCGGGCAGCCGCTTCGGCCGAGGCCCGCAACTTGGGGTTGGAGAAGGCGGTTCCTTCGCTCCCTTTGACGGTGGCGATGGCGCTGATGACCTGCCCCTGGGGGTTGACCGTAATCGATATGGCAATGGTGCCGGCGTCGTTGCTGTTGTCGTATTGGGGATAGGGCAGAGAGCCCACCAGTCCGCGGCCTCCGAGGTTGTAGCCGCCATATCCGCCCACACCGGTGAGTTCGCCGGTCGACGAGTTGCCGAAGGGGTTGCCCTGTGTACCGCTCCCCGTTTCGCTGTCGCCTCGGCTACCGTCGTTCAACACCCCTTTGCCAAAGGCATTCTTCACCTGGTTGGCAATGCGGTTGTCCTGCTTGTTCTCCTGGACAGCTTTCTTTTTGTTCTCCTCCTCTTTCTTCTCGATCTGGATACTCTCCTCGTCGGTTTGGGTCATCAGTTCGTCGTCGTTGGTGCGAGGCTGTTCGGCCTGGGGCTCCTCGGGTTGAGGCGCGTTCGACTCGAACATACCCGAAGCCTCGTCGACCAGTCCCACCTGCACCAGTACACCGCTGCCCGATCCCATGGGTTCGGGCCCCAGGAGGGTAAACCACAAGACGAGCAGCACGACCAGATGCACGGCAACGGTAGCGGCTATGGCTTGTATCTTATCTCTTTTTTGCGGTTCCACGGGGAGGCGTTTGATGGGTTACGGATTCGGGTGAGGTTACGGGTTGCGCACCGGCTTGGTGGCCAGCACCATTTTCAGATGGTTGTCGTTGGCGACGTTGAGTACCTTGACAATCTCGCGGTAGGGCACCGTCTCGTCGGCATAGAGGGCTACATAGCGCTCGGTGTCGTGCTGGGGTGTCTCGGCCAGCTGTTGTACCAGTTGGTCGTAGGTGACCGCTTGCGGTGCCTCGTTGCCGAAGGAGATGTAGTAGTCCATGTTTTCGTCGATAAGCACCCGGGTGAGGGGTTTGGCCGCCGCCTGCTGGTTGCTCTGAGGCAGGTTCACCTTGATGGAGTTGGGAAAGACGATTGTCGAGGTAATCATGAAGAAGATAAGCAACAGAAAGATGACATCGGTCATCGATGCCATGCTGAATGTGGCCTCTATCTTGTGTCTTCGTTTCAGTGCCATAGTCTTGTCTCCCCCTCGGTTATTCGGCCGGCTCGTTGAGCAGGTCCATAAATTCCATTGTCTTCGATTCGAGCTGGTTCATCACGCCGTCGACGCGCGACACGAGGTAGTTGTAGGCAAACAGGGCGATGATACCCACGATAAGTCCGGCTACGGTGGTTACCAGAGCTTCGTAGATACCGCCCGAGAGGGTCGAGATGTCGGCGTTGTTGCCGGCCGAAGCCATGTTGTAGAAGGCCCGCACCATACCGGTCACGGTCCCGAGGAATCCGATCATGGGGGCACCGGCAGCCGTGGTGGCGAGCCAGGGGAAGCCCTTTTCGAGTTTGGCAATCTCGATGTTGCCCACGTTCTCGATGGCCACCAGCACGTCGTTCATGGGACGGCCCAGCCGCGAGATACCCTTGGCGATGAGCCGGGCATAGGGGGTGTTGGTTTTTTTGCAGAGCTT
It contains:
- a CDS encoding class II fructose-bisphosphate aldolase → MVSYKELGLVNTREMFAKAIKGGYAIPAFNFNNMEQLQAIIQAAVETKSPVILQVSKGARNYANQTLLRYMAQGAVEYAKELGCEHPQIVLHLDHGDSFELCKSCIDTGFSSVMIDGSHLPYEENVALTKKVVDYAHQFDVTVEGELGVLAGVEDEVSAEHHTYTNPEEVIDFAHRTGCDSLAISIGTSHGAYKFKPEQCHVDPATGRLVPPPLAFDVLDAVMEKLPGFPIVLHGSSSVPQEEVDKINKYGGKLEAAIGIPEEELRKAAKSAVCKINIDSDSRLAMTAAIREVFATKPAEFDPRKYLGPARDNMKKLYIHKIENVLGSAGKL
- a CDS encoding SDR family NAD(P)-dependent oxidoreductase, yielding MNKEYYIITGANGSIGQAITEALAKQGLSIIMACRNLAKSQPVQQQLIEKTGNTDITLLPLDLASFASIIAFANHLSQESISIQTLINNAGVMNQHYSQTADGFESTIGVNYIGTVLLTRLLLPLMHPGSRIVTTTSLTRYIGDIDEDFFKESPRHYKRFETYSKSKLALTLYTARLAQELRPRGIWVNAADPGVVNTNMITMHSWVDPLANRFFRPFISTPQEGAVGAIFAATSPEVYGVTGEIFKKEKHVPISARAIHVPRALWLYEETGKKITEALAKQPASEEKI
- a CDS encoding SDR family NAD(P)-dependent oxidoreductase, which gives rise to MTRNRDLSPCTALVTGASSGIGLEFARQLAAWGAALVMVSIDRDDLDRESTRIATDYRVPVETLCMDLARPEAADELYQYCREKGLVIDILINNAGIFSFREVVRTDPAKIETMIQLHMGTVTRLSRLFANDMCQRHHGYLLNMSSLSCWTPYPGIALYTATKAYIRVFTRALAYELSDYGVHATVVCPGGVATGLYGLPPRLLKLGVKLGILMTPERLVRKALNALFHGKKQLIPGLFNRLLIPLASVMPARVRLIVKHRMLNE
- a CDS encoding NADH:flavin oxidoreductase, producing MNTDSSSQPSILFTPASIGPVTLRNRTIRSAAFEGMCDHNAPTQKLYDYHRSVAAGGIGMTTLAYASVTRNGLSFKHQLWMRPEIVKPLRRITDAIHAEGAKASIQLGHCGNMSHRSTAGQIPISASTGFNLYSPTFVRGMHKDEIEAMARSFGDAVNNARDAGFDAVEIHAGHGYLISQFLSPYTNHRHDEYGGSLDNRMRFMRMCMEQVMKAAGNDMAVIVKTNMRDGFKGGIEIDEGIVIARELEQLGAHALVLSGGFVSKAPMYVMRGEMPITTLTYYMKTWWLKYGVKLAGRFMIPTVPFREAYFLDDALKFREALKLPLIYVGGLVSRPTIDKVLNHGFEFVQMGRALINEPDFVNRMKNEDEVRCGCDHTNYCIARMYSIEMACHKHLEGQLPPCIVKEIEKIHRHDPQ
- a CDS encoding DUF1295 domain-containing protein, with protein sequence METATFNIFLIVMAVTALIVFIALHFVSAGYGMLFDRKWGVSLPNRIGWVVMEAPVFIAMLVLWLLSPDEYRYDPVRIAFLVLFEVHYFQRSFIFPFLIKGNSRMPLSIVSMGVVFNLLNAFMQGGWIFYISPLDYYTPAWFTSPQFIIGVIAFVAGMYINIQSDSIIRHLRKPGDRRHYIPRGGMFRWVSSANYFGEFLEWVGFAIFTWSWSGAVFAWWTFANLAPRSASLYKRYTQEFGEEFTREKRKKIIPFIY
- a CDS encoding PCMD domain-containing protein, which translates into the protein MKKMQRTTLMAVLCGVLAVENACAQHVEPLAFADFEHWVTREIKESALLGGKTKTVYAIAPTRHIQGNKAYKNMGGSPWASSNVMANVMGVVKASNTVRPEKREGGGTCACMETVIEDCCVLGMMNLHVLVSGSIFLGEVNEPIRSTNSPYSKMEMGIPFTKRPTRLIFDYKYKASPDNFRTQSTGFSARKQLPGRDNGEVYILLQHRWEDADGNVYAHRVGTGRERYGKSTAGWVNGHSIPIHYGDITDKPFYKSYMGLIPEENSYYCRNSKGKMVPVVEVGWGKPDEPVTHMLVMASATCGTAYVGGLGSTLWIDNIALGY
- a CDS encoding ExbD/TolR family protein, which translates into the protein MALKRRHKIEATFSMASMTDVIFLLLIFFMITSTIVFPNSIKVNLPQSNQQAAAKPLTRVLIDENMDYYISFGNEAPQAVTYDQLVQQLAETPQHDTERYVALYADETVPYREIVKVLNVANDNHLKMVLATKPVRNP
- a CDS encoding MotA/TolQ/ExbB proton channel family protein; the encoded protein is MNLLTLLLQTTDTLATPPVLTPVETASDLNLWDLACKGGIIMIPLLLLSLLSIYIFVERLQVIRRAAREDNSFMERIKDYIHEGNIDSALKLCKKTNTPYARLIAKGISRLGRPMNDVLVAIENVGNIEIAKLEKGFPWLATTAAGAPMIGFLGTVTGMVRAFYNMASAGNNADISTLSGGIYEALVTTVAGLIVGIIALFAYNYLVSRVDGVMNQLESKTMEFMDLLNEPAE